The following proteins are co-located in the Peromyscus maniculatus bairdii isolate BWxNUB_F1_BW_parent chromosome 23, HU_Pman_BW_mat_3.1, whole genome shotgun sequence genome:
- the LOC143270559 gene encoding cytochrome P450 3A25-like gives MKKSINLSEDEEWKRLRTLLSPTFTSGKLKEMFPIIGQYGDTLVKNLRREEERGKPVTIKDILGAYSMDVITGTSFGVNIDSLNNPEDPFVQKVKKILTSVNFLDPFLLSVFMFPFLTPLYEMLSISIFPNGLVDFFYEFVKKMKQNRLETTQKTRVDFLQLMMNTQNSNSKESLKALSDMEITAQSFVFIFAGYEATSTSISFVMYQLATHPAVQKKLQDEIDRALPNKAPATYDALMNMEYLDMVVNETLRLYPAANRLERISKKDVEINGVFIPKGTVVMVPTYPLHRDPEYWPEPEEFCPERFSKENKGSINPYVYLPFGNGPRNCLGMRFALISMKFAVVRVLQNFTLQPCEETQIPLKLSKQTIFQPEEPIILKVVSR, from the exons ATGAAAAAGTCCATCAACTTATCTGAGGATGAAGAATGGAAGAGACTTCGAACACTGCTGTCTCCAACTTTCACCAGTGGAAAACTCAAGGAG ATGTTCCCCATCATTGGGCAGTATGGAGATACATTGGTGAAAAACTTGAGacgagaagaagaaagagggaagccTGTCACCATAAAAGA TATCCTTGGGGCTTATAGCATGGATGTGATCACTGGCACATCATTTGGAGTGAATATAGATTCCCTCAACAACCCAGAGGATCCCTTTGTGCAGAAAGTCAAGAAGATATTAACAAGTGTGAATTTTCTTgacccatttcttctctctgtat TTATGTTTCCATTCCTTACTCCACTATATGAGATGCTAAGTATCTCTATTTTCCCAAACGGATTAGTGGactttttctatgaatttgtaaAGAAGATGAAGCAAAATCGCCTTGAAACAACTCAGAAG acTCGAGTGGATTTTCTTCAGCTGATGATGAACACTCAGAACTCCAATAGCAAAGAGTCCCTGAAAG CTCTTTCTGATATGGAGATCACAGCCcaatcatttgttttcatttttgctggCTATGAAGCCACAAGCACGTCCATTTCCTTCGTGATGTATCAACTGGCTACTCACCCTGCTGTGCAGAAGAAACTTCAGGATGAGATTGACAGAGCTCTGCCCAATAAG gCACCTGCAACCTATGATGCCCTGATGAACATGGAGTACCTGGACATGGTAGTGAATGAAACTCTCAGATTGTACCCAGCTGCTAACAGGCTAGAAAGGATCTCAAAGAAAGATGTGGAAATCAATGGAGTGTTCATTCCCAAAGGGACTGTAGTTATGGTACCAACCTATCCTCTCCATCGGGATCCTGAGTACTGGCCAGAGCCTGAGGAATTCTGCCCTGAAAG gttcagcaaggagAACAAGGGCAGCATCAATCCTTATGTATACCTGCCCTTTGGGAATGGACCCAGGAACTGCCTTGGCATGAGGTTTGCCCTCATCAGTATGAAATTCGCTGTCGTCAGAGTCCTGCAGAACTTCACCCTCCAGCCTTGTGAGGAAACACAG attcccttgaAGTTAAGCAAGCAAACTATTTTTCAACCAGAAGAACCCATCATCCTGAAAGTTGTGTCAAGGTGA